DNA from Rosa rugosa chromosome 6, drRosRugo1.1, whole genome shotgun sequence:
TAGCTCCGAGTCCACTTCCAACCAAATATGCTTTCACTCTCTTACTCAAGCCAAATCAATAGCTTGGATAACAGCCATAACTTCAATGCCAGCCGAACTTGGAATGTCAAGTTAGAACAAAAAGTTACCTAGAATTCCACCAAAACCATAAGTTAAATATGAGGATTACCAAATTCACTTTCCACCCAGGAATTGATTGGAGGACTTGTGATACTTCAAGATCCGAGTTAACTCTTGTAAGTTTCACATCCGAGTTAGGTAAgtagaatttctttttttttgtcgtGCATGCCATTATGTAGGGCGTTTTTTTCAGTGTATAATATAGGCTAGACAGTCGAGCAACACCAACCCTAGCTCTAGTGCCAGTTCTTCTCTTGTTTCGTTAGAGATGTACAAACCAAAGCCTTTTGTTTTCTCTCCCCTCTTTTTCTTCGAcagcggcggctagggtttcTTTCTAGTCACCGTTTTCAAACACCTTGGGGATTCAGCTGCCCTCGGCCCTCGTCCCTCGATTTCCTACCTGTTGGAGAATTggttttctagttatttacgtatttgtttctttgaagaagaagaagaaaaattttgTATAAATAGGCAGAGTGAGAGGTTTTGTTTCAACGAAGAGCAACTTTTTCTCTTTCTACTGAGACCGCTCCGGGTACAATTTTTCTCTGCAATTCAGGTTTTGCTCGGGATTGAAAGATATGGATTCAGGTATGTTCTCTCAAAGGATCATATATTATATttttcatttagtttttttttatttaacatCAAATTTTTGATATATATCACAAGGCCTCTATTCTGATATATGGTATATATATGTAGTTTATGTACTACATCACCTTTCAAAACAAGATCAGTAATCAAAATGTGATCGATCACCCACCCCCAAATATGTTATCCGTACTAGTTTGTCTAGAATGCAAGTTGTTGATACCATGAATGAATTGATACCCTAATTTCCCAGATAGGAAACTGATATACAAATCTTTATGCCCTCGTATGCAACTCATACTTTGAATGATTTAGCCATTTTAGGGTCATGATATCCCTATTGTTTATCGGGATacatacatgtgtgtgtgtgtgtgtgtgtgtaaacaCGACTATTAAATTAAAAGCTTAATCTACAAAAAAGCTTTACAAATAAATTTATAAGAGGGAAGCCTTCAGCTTCATCGTTTATTTAAATTATTTCATATAATGGTCAAGAATCCCCGTCTCCATTATCTTCATCTTtaattcattttctttgttttctcagATTGGGCAAATCTGCCAATGCACCTTCTGGATTCAGTGTCAGACCGATTGGTGTCGTTATCGGACTATTTGCGATTCAGCATTGTTTGTAAGTCATGGTATTGTGTAGCGAAGGATAATCAAAAGGTGCATCACCAATTTCCGATGCTTTTGATTTCTACAGAAAAAGAAGGTACATGGAATGTATACAGTGTCATGGATAACAAGGTTCTTGATTTGCAAATCAGATTGCCAAATAAGCGATTTTGCGGATCTTCAAAAGGATGGCTGGTAACTGTAGAAGAAAATTTTGCAGTAACCTTGTTGAACCCATTCTCTAGGGTTATAGGGatggaagagaaagaaaattcaATAATTCATCTTCCCCCTCTAGAGGGTCCAAAGCAAGGAAGGGAGCAATGGGTTAAAAAATGTGATTATTATGTCTACAAGGCTATGATTTCAGCAGATCCAGTAGTGAATGCAGAAGATTGTGTTGTTGTGGTCATATATGAGGAACAATGTCGACTGTCTTTTATTAGACTTAACAAAGACAAAGCATGGACTTATGTCCATAGACCGCGCCCAGTTCAAGATGTTCTTCACTTTGGAAATAGATATTATGCTGTTAACTATTGGAGCAATCTTTACTCTTTTGATATTACTACTCAATCCAACTCAGATGTAGACTGTTTTGTATCATCGATACCACTGCAAAATGTATACACCAAGAGATATTTAGTGGACTCAAACGAGAAAGAATTGATGATGGTGCAAAGACATATGGCATATGAAGGTAGCAAACTTGTGACAAAGAAATTTAAAACTTTCAAATTTAAGTTGGATGATATATTTGACTGGATTGAGCAAGAAACCTTGGGTGATGTTGCTCTGTTTGTGGGCGATAACTCTACAGTGTCTGTTGTTGCTTCAAGCTTTTCAGGATGTCAGCCAAATTGCATATACTTCAATGACGACAATAATTGTATGAAGGGTTGTTTTGAAGGTGATTTTGGTGTTTATAACGTTGGAACAAAGAGCATTTCACGGCTTTACACCGTAGATGCTATGAGTTTATTGGAGAAGACCAAACTACATCCAATATGGATTGTGCCAACTCTTCAACTGTAAAATAGCAGCCTGCTTCCATTGCTTGTTCTAAtcggtttatatatatatgaataaatTCATTCATGCTAAGGTCTTTTGAGCAGTAattattcattctgatgtccCCCAATTTAATTTTGCAGAAAATTTCATTTGCTAATCataaagagagaagagagcatTCCGATGACATCATGAACATTTTGCAGAAAATTTCATTTGCTAatcattgagtttttttttttttttttcgattgcATTTGCTAATCATTGAGTTGTAAAGATAGCAAATGCGACTATGTGACTTGTGAGATAGCAAGTAAAGATCATAAGCTGttgatttcttttattttattttttataaatgtaaaaaaaaatataaaaataaaaaataaaaataaaaaaaggagaaCAGAGAATTCCGACATCATAAACATTTTGAGTACTGGAGGCATCTGATACAAGGTCTGCCCTGCACTTCCGGCTCATCTCAGCCTCAATGCTCAGTGAGCCAACTTTTCAACCTTAAAAATGGCTAGTCTCCTGCTAAAAGATCCAAGAGGTTTTGTGATTTTGCAGAATCCAGTGCGCATTGTACTTCCATTATCATCCCCAAAGCTGGTCTTCCAGTTACCATTGTAATATTATGAttccaaatatatatacatctgACTTTGGTTTAAAGATCTCCTGATCGATGAGAGAAATTCAGGATCCAGGTAGGCGAAAGTTCCTTTGGGGCCAGTTCTGCAACAGTGTTATGTTGTTACTCAAGTGTTGTGTTGAAGCTTCACCATGAGACAATAGCCAATGATTCCCAAAGTCACTAACGCGTTGCTAACAGAGTTGCAATATatcaaggagaagatcagaaggGTTCAAATCAACATGTACTATGCTGTGAGGTCTACTCAAAATTTTGGAGTGGAGAAAGATTAGGACAGATCGAGCACAACTGACTCTGTAACATGCTGATTCGAATGATAATGCAGAAGTATTGTCCTGACAGCTGAGTCGATCTTCAAGGCTTCCATTGGGAGATACTTATAGACCAGAACTTCTGGGCAGGCACCAAATGAGTGTGACAAGATTGGAATGCCTCGACTTGCTCAATGAAGCCACCTGAGACGCAATCAACTTATGTCATCAAATAGCAAACATGTGAATTAAATTTTTTCAAAAGCAGTTTCTTCCTCTAATTTTTAAGAACTTGaagaaaaatataataatagATGTCCCAAAAAGATAAAAGTTTCAGGCTCTGCATGGAAATCTAAAATGATCTGTGTCAATTAATAGCTTCTCAAtgcgatcaacatattaaatgATTTTAAAGCTACAATACTTCCTTACGATGATACCATTGTAATGACAACATATATAAGAGCAGGCAGGACTGTCCCTGctccaaaaaaagaaagtagTTCAAGAATCAGATGCATGAATTTAGCCAATAAACTCTGAATATGTCACGTCAAGTCGTGTGACCCAGGTACTGGAGTAATTGTAGAAGCAACTTAACTGGCCATCTCGACACATACATCTCCATCAGCTAGCCGATGACCACAAGGGCTCTTCTTACCCTGTCAAAAAGGTATATTCACAACTTGAGCATACAATAAGGTGCAGTAACCTTGAATGAGGCAACATGGCATGACCAAATTACTAGTTACATTCTTTAAGACCCAAATATATCTGAAAAACTAGTCAATGTTTCATTTCATGTTCACAGATGTCGAGGAAAATCAGCCAAAATTTGTTTTAAGAAACAGATCTAACACTAAACTGAAAGGCATCATCTATTTTCATTGTTTTAAGACAAGGACCTTCCAATATATCTGACAACCTAGTCAATGCTTTGTTTTATGATTACAAATCTACAGAAAAATTGCAGAAATCATGAATATGTAATGGAACTTTGAAACTTTCATCAGTTCATGGAAACTAAGTGTAAGTATATTGGGTGATTTCCATTCAACACACACTTTCCCAAGGTTACTAGGAGAGCTGAGGTTCAAAAGGTTTAGGAGAGTACTTCTCTCCCTCTTTTTTACGGTGGTCCTCGAAGTTTGAAAGATCTAATCAGAAAGCAGATATCAAAACTCACTGATCTTAGGGTAAATGTAATTGGCATTCCATATTAATCTGCATGTGTGTGATTGGATCTGATTTGATATATAGTTTGTTAAAATGATTTCGAAATCTGATTTGCTTTAAAATGTTTTAAACTCCATATCGGATAAAAGATCATGATTGATTGCATAGCAAAGATTTTGTTTAACAAACTTTCCTTATCTCATTCCATGAGTAAAGGGTTTTTGATTAAGGGGGAGTCTTGttcccctataaaaggttttgaaactgtTTTTCTTAGGTAGAGTTTTTAGATCTAAGCATTGTTCATTTTGTGTGTTGCATAGTCCTCACAAACTGTTTTCTGCAT
Protein-coding regions in this window:
- the LOC133716693 gene encoding probable F-box protein At1g44080, with translation MHLLDSVSDRLVSLSDYLRFSIVCKSWYCVAKDNQKVHHQFPMLLISTEKEGTWNVYSVMDNKVLDLQIRLPNKRFCGSSKGWLVTVEENFAVTLLNPFSRVIGMEEKENSIIHLPPLEGPKQGREQWVKKCDYYVYKAMISADPVVNAEDCVVVVIYEEQCRLSFIRLNKDKAWTYVHRPRPVQDVLHFGNRYYAVNYWSNLYSFDITTQSNSDVDCFVSSIPLQNVYTKRYLVDSNEKELMMVQRHMAYEGSKLVTKKFKTFKFKLDDIFDWIEQETLGDVALFVGDNSTVSVVASSFSGCQPNCIYFNDDNNCMKGCFEGDFGVYNVGTKSISRLYTVDAMSLLEKTKLHPIWIVPTLQL